The sequence below is a genomic window from Opitutia bacterium.
CGCCCTCACCTATGCCGGCAACCCCGCCAACCTCGCCGACCTCGCCTCCGATCCGCGCTACGTTTTTGCGCACGGCGACATCGGTGACACCACGCTCGTTGCGCAGCTCCTCGCCGAGCACCAGATCGACGCCGTGGTGAACTTCGCTGCCGAGTCGCATGTCGATCGCTCCATCGATTCGCCCGAGCCCTTCATCCAGACCAACGTCGTCGGCACGCTCCGCCTCCTCAACTGCGCCAAGCAATACTGGTCCAAACTCCCCGAGCCGAAGAAGAGCGCCTTCCGCTTCCTCCACGTCTCCACCGACGAAGTCTACGGCTCGCTCAAGCCCGGAGCTGCCGCGTTCACCGAGGACCACAATTTCGAGCCCAACTCGCCCTACGCCGCCTCCAAGGCCGCCAGCGACCACCTCGTCCGCGCCTACCAGCACACCTACGGCCTGCCGACGCTCACCACCAACTGCTCGAACAACTACGGCCCGTTCCACTTTCCCGAGAAACTCATCCCGTTGATGATCCTCAACGCCCTCGAGGGGAAAAACCTTCCCGTTTACGGCGACGGCATGCAGATCCGCGACTGGCTCTACGTCGAAGACCACGCCAGCGCCATCTGGACCGTGCTCCTCGGCGGCCGCGTCGGCGAGACCTACAACATCGGCGGCTGGAACGAAAAGCCGAACATCGAAATCGTGAACACCATCTGCGCGCTGCTGGACAAAAAATCCCCGCGCGCCGACGGCCAGAGCTACACGAAGCAAATCACCTACGTCGCCGACCGCCCCGGCCACGACCGCCGCTACGCCATCGACGCGACCAAAATCCACCGCGAACTCGGCTGGAAACCCGCCGAAACCTTCGCCACCGGCATCGAGAAGACCGTGGACTGGTATCTGACGCACCGCAGCTGGGCCGCCGACATCACCGCGAAGAAATACTCCCGCGAACGCCTCGGCACCAAAGTCTGATTTTACCCCCATGAATCGCAAAGGCATCGTCCTCGCCGGCGGCTCCGGCACCCGCCTCTACCCGCTCACCATCGCGATCTCGA
It includes:
- the rfbB gene encoding dTDP-glucose 4,6-dehydratase yields the protein MNVLVTGGCGFIGSNFIRQRLLENGSKLTKLVNLDALTYAGNPANLADLASDPRYVFAHGDIGDTTLVAQLLAEHQIDAVVNFAAESHVDRSIDSPEPFIQTNVVGTLRLLNCAKQYWSKLPEPKKSAFRFLHVSTDEVYGSLKPGAAAFTEDHNFEPNSPYAASKAASDHLVRAYQHTYGLPTLTTNCSNNYGPFHFPEKLIPLMILNALEGKNLPVYGDGMQIRDWLYVEDHASAIWTVLLGGRVGETYNIGGWNEKPNIEIVNTICALLDKKSPRADGQSYTKQITYVADRPGHDRRYAIDATKIHRELGWKPAETFATGIEKTVDWYLTHRSWAADITAKKYSRERLGTKV